Proteins co-encoded in one Apodemus sylvaticus chromosome 6, mApoSyl1.1, whole genome shotgun sequence genomic window:
- the LOC127687685 gene encoding uncharacterized protein LOC127687685 isoform X19 yields MHTGQVVISVWCAHRAGCHQCVVCTRDRLSSVCGVHTGQVVISVWCAHKAGCHQCVVCTQGRLSSVCAHRAGCHQCVVCTQGRLSSVCAHRAGCHQCVVCTQGRLSSVCGVHTGQVVISVWCVHRTGCHQCMHTGQVVISVWCAHRAGCHQCVVCTRDRLSSVCGVHTGQVVISVCTQDRLSLVCGVHTGQVVISVWCAHGTGCHQCVVCTQGRLSSVCGVHTRQVVISVWCAHRAGCHQCVHTGQVVIGVWCAHRAGCHQCVVCTQGRLSSVCAHRAGCHQCMHTGQVVIGVWYAHRAGCHQCVHTGQVVISVWCAHRAGFFLIYPFPLSVTD; encoded by the exons ATGCACACAGGACAGGTTGTCAtcagtgtgtggtgtgcacacaggGCAG GTTGTCAtcagtgtgtggtgtgcacacggGACAGGTTGTCAtcagtgtgtggtgtgcacacaggGCAGGTTGTCAtcagtgtgtggtgtgcacacaaGGCAGGTTGTCAtcagtgtgtggtgtgcacacaggGCAGGTTGTCATCAGTGTGTGCACACAGGGCAG GTTGTCAtcagtgtgtggtgtgcacacaggGCAGGTTGTCATCAGTGTGTGCACACAGGGCAG GTTGTCatcagtgtgtggtgtgtacacagGGCAGGTTGTCAtcagtgtgtggtgtgcacacaggGCAGGTTGTCatcagtgtgtggtgtgtacacagGACAGGTTGTCATCAGTGTATGCACACAGGACAGGTTGTCAtcagtgtgtggtgtgcacacaggGCAGGTTGTCAtcagtgtgtggtgtgcacacggGATAGGTTGTCAtcagtgtgtggtgtgcacacaggACAGGTTGTCAtcagtgtgtgcacacaggacAGGTTGTCATtagtgtgtggtgtgcacacaggACAGGTTGTCAtcagtgtgtggtgtgcacacggGACAGGTTGTCAtcagtgtgtggtgtgcacacaggGCAGGTTGTCAtcagtgtgtggtgtgcacacaaGGCAGGTTGTCAtcagtgtgtggtgtgcacacaggGCAGGTTGTCATCAGTGTGTGCACACAGGGCAGGTTGTCATCGGTGTGTGGTGCGCACACAGGGCAGGTTGTCAtcagtgtgtggtgtgcacacaggGCAGGTTGTCATCAGTGTGTGCACACAGGGCAGGTTGTCATCAGTGTATGCACACAGGGCAGGTTGTCATCggtgtgtggtatgcacacaGGGCAGGTTGTCATCAGTGTGTGCACACAGGGCAGGTTGTCAtcagtgtgtggtgtgcacatagGGCAGGTTTCTTCCTAATataccctttccccctctctgttacagattga
- the LOC127687685 gene encoding uncharacterized protein LOC127687685 isoform X3, whose amino-acid sequence MHTGQVVISVWCAHRAGCHQCVVCTRDRLSSVCGVHTGQVVISVCTQDRLSLVCGVHTGQVVISVWCAHGTGCHQCVVCTQGRLSSVCGVHTRQVVISVWCAHRAGCHQCVVCTQGRLSSVCAHRAGCHQCVVCTQGRLSSVCGVHTGQVVISVWCVHRTGCHQCMHTGQVVISVWCAHRAGCHQCVVCTRDRLSSVCGVHTGQVVISVCTQDRLSLVCGVHTGQVVISVWCAHGTGCHQCVVCTQGRLSSVCGVHTRQVVISVWCAHRAGCHQCVHTGQVVIGVWCAHRAGCHQCVVCTQGRLSSVCAHRAGCHQCMHTGQVVIGVWYAHRAGCHQCVHTGQVVISVWCAHRAGFFLIYPFPLSVTD is encoded by the exons ATGCACACAGGACAGGTTGTCAtcagtgtgtggtgtgcacacaggGCAGGTTGTCAtcagtgtgtggtgtgcacacggGATAGGTTGTCAtcagtgtgtggtgtgcacacaggACAGGTTGTCAtcagtgtgtgcacacaggacAGGTTGTCATtagtgtgtggtgtgcacacaggACAGGTTGTCAtcagtgtgtggtgtgcacacggGACAGGTTGTCAtcagtgtgtggtgtgcacacaggGCAGGTTGTCAtcagtgtgtggtgtgcacacaaGGCAGGTTGTCAtcagtgtgtggtgtgcacacaggGCAG GTTGTCAtcagtgtgtggtgtgcacacaggGCAGGTTGTCATCAGTGTGTGCACACAGGGCAG GTTGTCatcagtgtgtggtgtgtacacagGGCAGGTTGTCAtcagtgtgtggtgtgcacacaggGCAGGTTGTCatcagtgtgtggtgtgtacacagGACAGGTTGTCATCAGTGTATGCACACAGGACAGGTTGTCAtcagtgtgtggtgtgcacacaggGCAGGTTGTCAtcagtgtgtggtgtgcacacggGATAGGTTGTCAtcagtgtgtggtgtgcacacaggACAGGTTGTCAtcagtgtgtgcacacaggacAGGTTGTCATtagtgtgtggtgtgcacacaggACAGGTTGTCAtcagtgtgtggtgtgcacacggGACAGGTTGTCAtcagtgtgtggtgtgcacacaggGCAGGTTGTCAtcagtgtgtggtgtgcacacaaGGCAGGTTGTCAtcagtgtgtggtgtgcacacaggGCAGGTTGTCATCAGTGTGTGCACACAGGGCAGGTTGTCATCGGTGTGTGGTGCGCACACAGGGCAGGTTGTCAtcagtgtgtggtgtgcacacaggGCAGGTTGTCATCAGTGTGTGCACACAGGGCAGGTTGTCATCAGTGTATGCACACAGGGCAGGTTGTCATCggtgtgtggtatgcacacaGGGCAGGTTGTCATCAGTGTGTGCACACAGGGCAGGTTGTCAtcagtgtgtggtgtgcacatagGGCAGGTTTCTTCCTAATataccctttccccctctctgttacagattga
- the LOC127687685 gene encoding uncharacterized protein LOC127687685 isoform X12 has protein sequence MHTGQVVISVWCAHRAGCHQCVVCTRDRLSSVCGVHTGQVVISVCTQDRLSLVCGVHTGQVVISVWCAHGTGCHQCVVCTQGRLSSVCGVHTRQVVISVWCAHRAGCHQCVVCTQGRLSSVCGVHTGQVVISVWCVHRTGCHQCMHTGQVVISVWCAHRAGCHQCVVCTRDRLSSVCGVHTGQVVISVCTQDRLSLVCGVHTGQVVISVWCAHGTGCHQCVVCTQGRLSSVCGVHTRQVVISVWCAHRAGCHQCVHTGQVVIGVWCAHRAGCHQCVVCTQGRLSSVCAHRAGCHQCMHTGQVVIGVWYAHRAGCHQCVHTGQVVISVWCAHRAGFFLIYPFPLSVTD, from the exons ATGCACACAGGACAGGTTGTCAtcagtgtgtggtgtgcacacaggGCAGGTTGTCAtcagtgtgtggtgtgcacacggGATAGGTTGTCAtcagtgtgtggtgtgcacacaggACAGGTTGTCAtcagtgtgtgcacacaggacAGGTTGTCATtagtgtgtggtgtgcacacaggACAGGTTGTCAtcagtgtgtggtgtgcacacggGACAGGTTGTCAtcagtgtgtggtgtgcacacaggGCAGGTTGTCAtcagtgtgtggtgtgcacacaaGGCAGGTTGTCAtcagtgtgtggtgtgcacacaggGCAG GTTGTCAtcagtgtgtggtgtgcacacaggGCAG GTTGTCAtcagtgtgtggtgtgcacacaggGCAGGTTGTCatcagtgtgtggtgtgtacacagGACAGGTTGTCATCAGTGTATGCACACAGGACAGGTTGTCAtcagtgtgtggtgtgcacacaggGCAGGTTGTCAtcagtgtgtggtgtgcacacggGATAGGTTGTCAtcagtgtgtggtgtgcacacaggACAGGTTGTCAtcagtgtgtgcacacaggacAGGTTGTCATtagtgtgtggtgtgcacacaggACAGGTTGTCAtcagtgtgtggtgtgcacacggGACAGGTTGTCAtcagtgtgtggtgtgcacacaggGCAGGTTGTCAtcagtgtgtggtgtgcacacaaGGCAGGTTGTCAtcagtgtgtggtgtgcacacaggGCAGGTTGTCATCAGTGTGTGCACACAGGGCAGGTTGTCATCGGTGTGTGGTGCGCACACAGGGCAGGTTGTCAtcagtgtgtggtgtgcacacaggGCAGGTTGTCATCAGTGTGTGCACACAGGGCAGGTTGTCATCAGTGTATGCACACAGGGCAGGTTGTCATCggtgtgtggtatgcacacaGGGCAGGTTGTCATCAGTGTGTGCACACAGGGCAGGTTGTCAtcagtgtgtggtgtgcacatagGGCAGGTTTCTTCCTAATataccctttccccctctctgttacagattga
- the LOC127687685 gene encoding uncharacterized protein LOC127687685 isoform X14, whose translation MHTGQVVISVWCAHRAGCHQCVVCTRDRLSSVCGVHTGQVVISVCTQDRLSLVCGVHTGQVVISVWCAHGTGCHQCVVCTQGRLSSVCGVHTRQVVISVWCAHRAGCHQCVVCTQGRLSSVCAHRAGCHQCMHTGQVVISVWCAHRAGCHQCVVCTRDRLSSVCGVHTGQVVISVCTQDRLSLVCGVHTGQVVISVWCAHGTGCHQCVVCTQGRLSSVCGVHTRQVVISVWCAHRAGCHQCVHTGQVVIGVWCAHRAGCHQCVVCTQGRLSSVCAHRAGCHQCMHTGQVVIGVWYAHRAGCHQCVHTGQVVISVWCAHRAGFFLIYPFPLSVTD comes from the exons ATGCACACAGGACAGGTTGTCAtcagtgtgtggtgtgcacacaggGCAGGTTGTCAtcagtgtgtggtgtgcacacggGATAGGTTGTCAtcagtgtgtggtgtgcacacaggACAGGTTGTCAtcagtgtgtgcacacaggacAGGTTGTCATtagtgtgtggtgtgcacacaggACAGGTTGTCAtcagtgtgtggtgtgcacacggGACAGGTTGTCAtcagtgtgtggtgtgcacacaggGCAGGTTGTCAtcagtgtgtggtgtgcacacaaGGCAGGTTGTCAtcagtgtgtggtgtgcacacaggGCAG GTTGTCAtcagtgtgtggtgtgcacacaggGCAGGTTGTCATCAGTGTGTGCACACAGGGCAGGTTGTCATCAGTGTATGCACACAGGGCAG GTTGTCAtcagtgtgtggtgtgcacacaggGCAGGTTGTCAtcagtgtgtggtgtgcacacggGATAGGTTGTCAtcagtgtgtggtgtgcacacaggACAGGTTGTCAtcagtgtgtgcacacaggacAGGTTGTCATtagtgtgtggtgtgcacacaggACAGGTTGTCAtcagtgtgtggtgtgcacacggGACAGGTTGTCAtcagtgtgtggtgtgcacacaggGCAGGTTGTCAtcagtgtgtggtgtgcacacaaGGCAGGTTGTCAtcagtgtgtggtgtgcacacaggGCAGGTTGTCATCAGTGTGTGCACACAGGGCAGGTTGTCATCGGTGTGTGGTGCGCACACAGGGCAGGTTGTCAtcagtgtgtggtgtgcacacaggGCAGGTTGTCATCAGTGTGTGCACACAGGGCAGGTTGTCATCAGTGTATGCACACAGGGCAGGTTGTCATCggtgtgtggtatgcacacaGGGCAGGTTGTCATCAGTGTGTGCACACAGGGCAGGTTGTCAtcagtgtgtggtgtgcacatagGGCAGGTTTCTTCCTAATataccctttccccctctctgttacagattga
- the LOC127687685 gene encoding uncharacterized protein LOC127687685 isoform X15 has translation MHTGQVVISVWCAHRAGCHQCVVCTRDRLSSVCGVHTGQVVISVCTQDRLSLVCGVHTGQVVISVWCAHGTGCHQCVVCTQGRLSSVCGVHTGQVVISVCTQGRLSSVCGVHTGQVVISVWCVHRTGCHQCMHTGQVVISVWCAHRAGCHQCVVCTRDRLSSVCGVHTGQVVISVCTQDRLSLVCGVHTGQVVISVWCAHGTGCHQCVVCTQGRLSSVCGVHTRQVVISVWCAHRAGCHQCVHTGQVVIGVWCAHRAGCHQCVVCTQGRLSSVCAHRAGCHQCMHTGQVVIGVWYAHRAGCHQCVHTGQVVISVWCAHRAGFFLIYPFPLSVTD, from the exons ATGCACACAGGACAGGTTGTCAtcagtgtgtggtgtgcacacaggGCAGGTTGTCAtcagtgtgtggtgtgcacacggGATAGGTTGTCAtcagtgtgtggtgtgcacacaggACAGGTTGTCAtcagtgtgtgcacacaggacAGGTTGTCATtagtgtgtggtgtgcacacaggACAGGTTGTCAtcagtgtgtggtgtgcacacggGACAGGTTGTCAtcagtgtgtggtgtgcacacaggGCAG GTTGTCAtcagtgtgtggtgtgcacacaggGCAGGTTGTCATCAGTGTGTGCACACAGGGCAG GTTGTCAtcagtgtgtggtgtgcacacaggGCAGGTTGTCatcagtgtgtggtgtgtacacagGACAGGTTGTCATCAGTGTATGCACACAGGACAGGTTGTCAtcagtgtgtggtgtgcacacaggGCAGGTTGTCAtcagtgtgtggtgtgcacacggGATAGGTTGTCAtcagtgtgtggtgtgcacacaggACAGGTTGTCAtcagtgtgtgcacacaggacAGGTTGTCATtagtgtgtggtgtgcacacaggACAGGTTGTCAtcagtgtgtggtgtgcacacggGACAGGTTGTCAtcagtgtgtggtgtgcacacaggGCAGGTTGTCAtcagtgtgtggtgtgcacacaaGGCAGGTTGTCAtcagtgtgtggtgtgcacacaggGCAGGTTGTCATCAGTGTGTGCACACAGGGCAGGTTGTCATCGGTGTGTGGTGCGCACACAGGGCAGGTTGTCAtcagtgtgtggtgtgcacacaggGCAGGTTGTCATCAGTGTGTGCACACAGGGCAGGTTGTCATCAGTGTATGCACACAGGGCAGGTTGTCATCggtgtgtggtatgcacacaGGGCAGGTTGTCATCAGTGTGTGCACACAGGGCAGGTTGTCAtcagtgtgtggtgtgcacatagGGCAGGTTTCTTCCTAATataccctttccccctctctgttacagattga
- the LOC127687685 gene encoding uncharacterized protein LOC127687685 isoform X39 — protein sequence MHTGQVVISVWCAHRAGCHQCVVCTQGRLSSVCAHRAGCHRCVVRTQGRLSSVCGVHTGQVVISVCTQGRLSSVCGVHTGQVVISVWCVHRTGCHQCMHTGQVVISVWCAHRAGCHQCVVCTRDRLSSVCGVHTGQVVISVCTQDRLSLVCGVHTGQVVISVWCAHGTGCHQCVVCTQGRLSSVCGVHTRQVVISVWCAHRAGCHQCVHTGQVVIGVWCAHRAGCHQCVVCTQGRLSSVCAHRAGCHQCMHTGQVVIGVWYAHRAGCHQCVHTGQVVISVWCAHRAGFFLIYPFPLSVTD from the exons ATGCACACAGGACAGGTTGTCAtcagtgtgtggtgtgcacacaggGCAG GTTGTCAtcagtgtgtggtgtgcacacaggGCAGGTTGTCATCAGTGTGTGCACACAGGGCAGGTTGTCATCGGTGTGTGGTGCGCACACAGGGCAGGTTGTCAtcagtgtgtggtgtgcacacaggGCAGGTTGTCATCAGTGTGTGCACACAGGGCAG GTTGTCAtcagtgtgtggtgtgcacacaggGCAGGTTGTCatcagtgtgtggtgtgtacacagGACAGGTTGTCATCAGTGTATGCACACAGGACAGGTTGTCAtcagtgtgtggtgtgcacacaggGCAGGTTGTCAtcagtgtgtggtgtgcacacggGATAGGTTGTCAtcagtgtgtggtgtgcacacaggACAGGTTGTCAtcagtgtgtgcacacaggacAGGTTGTCATtagtgtgtggtgtgcacacaggACAGGTTGTCAtcagtgtgtggtgtgcacacggGACAGGTTGTCAtcagtgtgtggtgtgcacacaggGCAGGTTGTCAtcagtgtgtggtgtgcacacaaGGCAGGTTGTCAtcagtgtgtggtgtgcacacaggGCAGGTTGTCATCAGTGTGTGCACACAGGGCAGGTTGTCATCGGTGTGTGGTGCGCACACAGGGCAGGTTGTCAtcagtgtgtggtgtgcacacaggGCAGGTTGTCATCAGTGTGTGCACACAGGGCAGGTTGTCATCAGTGTATGCACACAGGGCAGGTTGTCATCggtgtgtggtatgcacacaGGGCAGGTTGTCATCAGTGTGTGCACACAGGGCAGGTTGTCAtcagtgtgtggtgtgcacatagGGCAGGTTTCTTCCTAATataccctttccccctctctgttacagattga
- the LOC127687685 gene encoding uncharacterized protein LOC127687685 isoform X32 encodes MHTGQVVISVWCAHRAGCHQCVVCTRDRLSSVCGVHTGQVVISVCTQDRLSLVCGVHTGQVVISVWCAHGTGCHQCVVCTQGRLSSVCGVHTGQVVISVWCAHRAGCHQCVVCTQGRLSSVCGVYTGQVVISVCTQDRLSSVCGVHTGQVVISVWCAHGIGCHQCVVCTQDRLSSVCAHRTGCHQCVVCTRDRLSSVCGVHTGQVVISVWCAHRAGCHQCVHTGQVVIGVWCAHRAGCHQCVVCTQGRLSSVCAHRAGCHQCMHTGQVVIGVWYAHRAGCHQCVHTGQVVISVWCAHRAGFFLIYPFPLSVTD; translated from the exons ATGCACACAGGACAGGTTGTCAtcagtgtgtggtgtgcacacaggGCAGGTTGTCAtcagtgtgtggtgtgcacacggGATAGGTTGTCAtcagtgtgtggtgtgcacacaggACAGGTTGTCAtcagtgtgtgcacacaggacAGGTTGTCATtagtgtgtggtgtgcacacaggACAGGTTGTCAtcagtgtgtggtgtgcacacggGACAGGTTGTCAtcagtgtgtggtgtgcacacaggGCAG GTTGTCAtcagtgtgtggtgtgcacacaggGCAG GTTGTCAtcagtgtgtggtgtgcacacaggGCAG GTTGTCAtcagtgtgtggtgtgcacacaggGCAGGTTGTCatcagtgtgtggtgtgtacacagGACAGGTTGTCATCAGTGTATGCACACAGGACAGGTTGTCAtcagtgtgtggtgtgcacacaggGCAGGTTGTCAtcagtgtgtggtgtgcacacggGATAGGTTGTCAtcagtgtgtggtgtgcacacaggACAGGTTGTCAtcagtgtgtgcacacaggacAG GTTGTCAtcagtgtgtggtgtgcacacggGACAGGTTGTCAtcagtgtgtggtgtgcacacaggGCAG GTTGTCAtcagtgtgtggtgtgcacacaggGCAGGTTGTCATCAGTGTGTGCACACAGGGCAGGTTGTCATCGGTGTGTGGTGCGCACACAGGGCAGGTTGTCAtcagtgtgtggtgtgcacacaggGCAGGTTGTCATCAGTGTGTGCACACAGGGCAGGTTGTCATCAGTGTATGCACACAGGGCAGGTTGTCATCggtgtgtggtatgcacacaGGGCAGGTTGTCATCAGTGTGTGCACACAGGGCAGGTTGTCAtcagtgtgtggtgtgcacatagGGCAGGTTTCTTCCTAATataccctttccccctctctgttacagattga
- the LOC127687685 gene encoding uncharacterized protein LOC127687685 isoform X41 produces the protein MHTGQVVISVWCAHRAGCHQCVVCTRDRLSSVCGVHTGQVVISVCTQDRLSLVCGVHTGQVVISVWCAHGTGCHQCVVCTQGRLSSVCGVHTGQVVISVWCAHRAGCHQCVHTGQVVISVCTQGRLSSVCGVHTGQVVISVWCAHGIGCHQCVVCTQDRLSSVCAHRTGCHQCVVCTRDRLSSVCGVHTGQVVISVWCAHRAGCHQCVHTGQVVIGVWCAHRAGCHQCVVCTQGRLSSVCAHRAGCHQCMHTGQVVIGVWYAHRAGCHQCVHTGQVVISVWCAHRAGFFLIYPFPLSVTD, from the exons ATGCACACAGGACAGGTTGTCAtcagtgtgtggtgtgcacacaggGCAGGTTGTCAtcagtgtgtggtgtgcacacggGATAGGTTGTCAtcagtgtgtggtgtgcacacaggACAGGTTGTCAtcagtgtgtgcacacaggacAGGTTGTCATtagtgtgtggtgtgcacacaggACAGGTTGTCAtcagtgtgtggtgtgcacacggGACAGGTTGTCAtcagtgtgtggtgtgcacacaggGCAG GTTGTCAtcagtgtgtggtgtgcacacaggGCAG GTTGTCAtcagtgtgtggtgtgcacacaggGCAGGTTGTCATCAGTGTGTGCACACAGGGCAGGTTGTCATCAGTGTATGCACACAGGGCAG GTTGTCAtcagtgtgtggtgtgcacacaggGCAGGTTGTCAtcagtgtgtggtgtgcacacggGATAGGTTGTCAtcagtgtgtggtgtgcacacaggACAGGTTGTCAtcagtgtgtgcacacaggacAG GTTGTCAtcagtgtgtggtgtgcacacggGACAGGTTGTCAtcagtgtgtggtgtgcacacaggGCAG GTTGTCAtcagtgtgtggtgtgcacacaggGCAGGTTGTCATCAGTGTGTGCACACAGGGCAGGTTGTCATCGGTGTGTGGTGCGCACACAGGGCAGGTTGTCAtcagtgtgtggtgtgcacacaggGCAGGTTGTCATCAGTGTGTGCACACAGGGCAGGTTGTCATCAGTGTATGCACACAGGGCAGGTTGTCATCggtgtgtggtatgcacacaGGGCAGGTTGTCATCAGTGTGTGCACACAGGGCAGGTTGTCAtcagtgtgtggtgtgcacatagGGCAGGTTTCTTCCTAATataccctttccccctctctgttacagattga
- the LOC127687685 gene encoding uncharacterized protein LOC127687685 isoform X9, which produces MHTGQVVISVWCAHRAGCHQCVVCTRDRLSSVCGVHTGQVVISVCTQDRLSLVCGVHTGQVVISVWCAHGTGCHQCVVCTQGRLSSVCGVHTGQVVISVCTQGRLSSVCGVHTGQVVISVCTQGRLSSVCGVHTGQVVISVWCVHRTGCHQCMHTGQVVISVWCAHRAGCHQCVVCTRDRLSSVCGVHTGQVVISVCTQDRLSLVCGVHTGQVVISVWCAHGTGCHQCVVCTQGRLSSVCGVHTRQVVISVWCAHRAGCHQCVHTGQVVIGVWCAHRAGCHQCVVCTQGRLSSVCAHRAGCHQCMHTGQVVIGVWYAHRAGCHQCVHTGQVVISVWCAHRAGFFLIYPFPLSVTD; this is translated from the exons ATGCACACAGGACAGGTTGTCAtcagtgtgtggtgtgcacacaggGCAGGTTGTCAtcagtgtgtggtgtgcacacggGATAGGTTGTCAtcagtgtgtggtgtgcacacaggACAGGTTGTCAtcagtgtgtgcacacaggacAGGTTGTCATtagtgtgtggtgtgcacacaggACAGGTTGTCAtcagtgtgtggtgtgcacacggGACAGGTTGTCAtcagtgtgtggtgtgcacacaggGCAG GTTGTCAtcagtgtgtggtgtgcacacaggGCAGGTTGTCATCAGTGTGTGCACACAGGGCAG GTTGTCAtcagtgtgtggtgtgcacacaggGCAGGTTGTCATCAGTGTGTGCACACAGGGCAG GTTGTCAtcagtgtgtggtgtgcacacaggGCAGGTTGTCatcagtgtgtggtgtgtacacagGACAGGTTGTCATCAGTGTATGCACACAGGACAGGTTGTCAtcagtgtgtggtgtgcacacaggGCAGGTTGTCAtcagtgtgtggtgtgcacacggGATAGGTTGTCAtcagtgtgtggtgtgcacacaggACAGGTTGTCAtcagtgtgtgcacacaggacAGGTTGTCATtagtgtgtggtgtgcacacaggACAGGTTGTCAtcagtgtgtggtgtgcacacggGACAGGTTGTCAtcagtgtgtggtgtgcacacaggGCAGGTTGTCAtcagtgtgtggtgtgcacacaaGGCAGGTTGTCAtcagtgtgtggtgtgcacacaggGCAGGTTGTCATCAGTGTGTGCACACAGGGCAGGTTGTCATCGGTGTGTGGTGCGCACACAGGGCAGGTTGTCAtcagtgtgtggtgtgcacacaggGCAGGTTGTCATCAGTGTGTGCACACAGGGCAGGTTGTCATCAGTGTATGCACACAGGGCAGGTTGTCATCggtgtgtggtatgcacacaGGGCAGGTTGTCATCAGTGTGTGCACACAGGGCAGGTTGTCAtcagtgtgtggtgtgcacatagGGCAGGTTTCTTCCTAATataccctttccccctctctgttacagattga
- the LOC127687685 gene encoding uncharacterized protein LOC127687685 isoform X21, with protein MHTGQVVISVWCAHRAGCHQCVVCTRDRLSSVCGVHTGQVVISVCTQDRLSLVCGVHTGQVVISVWCAHGTGCHQCVVCTQGRLSSVCGVHTGQVVISVCTQGRLSSVCGAHTGQVVISVWCAHRAGCHQCVVCTQGRLSSVCGVYTGQVVISVCTQDRLSSVCGVHTGQVVISVWCAHGIGCHQCVVCTQDRLSSVCAHRTGCHQCVVCTRDRLSSVCGVHTGQVVISVWCAHRAGCHQCVHTGQVVIGVWCAHRAGCHQCVVCTQGRLSSVCAHRAGCHQCMHTGQVVIGVWYAHRAGCHQCVHTGQVVISVWCAHRAGFFLIYPFPLSVTD; from the exons ATGCACACAGGACAGGTTGTCAtcagtgtgtggtgtgcacacaggGCAGGTTGTCAtcagtgtgtggtgtgcacacggGATAGGTTGTCAtcagtgtgtggtgtgcacacaggACAGGTTGTCAtcagtgtgtgcacacaggacAGGTTGTCATtagtgtgtggtgtgcacacaggACAGGTTGTCAtcagtgtgtggtgtgcacacggGACAGGTTGTCAtcagtgtgtggtgtgcacacaggGCAG GTTGTCAtcagtgtgtggtgtgcacacaggGCAGGTTGTCATCAGTGTGTGCACACAGGGCAGGTTGTCATCGGTGTGTGGTGCGCACACAGGGCAGGTTGTCAtcagtgtgtggtgtgcacacaggGCAG GTTGTCAtcagtgtgtggtgtgcacacaggGCAGGTTGTCatcagtgtgtggtgtgtacacagGACAGGTTGTCATCAGTGTATGCACACAGGACAGGTTGTCAtcagtgtgtggtgtgcacacaggGCAGGTTGTCAtcagtgtgtggtgtgcacacggGATAGGTTGTCAtcagtgtgtggtgtgcacacaggACAGGTTGTCAtcagtgtgtgcacacaggacAG GTTGTCAtcagtgtgtggtgtgcacacggGACAGGTTGTCAtcagtgtgtggtgtgcacacaggGCAG GTTGTCAtcagtgtgtggtgtgcacacaggGCAGGTTGTCATCAGTGTGTGCACACAGGGCAGGTTGTCATCGGTGTGTGGTGCGCACACAGGGCAGGTTGTCAtcagtgtgtggtgtgcacacaggGCAGGTTGTCATCAGTGTGTGCACACAGGGCAGGTTGTCATCAGTGTATGCACACAGGGCAGGTTGTCATCggtgtgtggtatgcacacaGGGCAGGTTGTCATCAGTGTGTGCACACAGGGCAGGTTGTCAtcagtgtgtggtgtgcacatagGGCAGGTTTCTTCCTAATataccctttccccctctctgttacagattga